The Phocoena sinus isolate mPhoSin1 chromosome 8, mPhoSin1.pri, whole genome shotgun sequence nucleotide sequence CAGACAGCAGTGCAGACAAGACTAGATCCGGGCTACAGCGTTTATCCCCTTGGTGAGTCGCATTCCTGTGTCCGTGGCCTTGGGGGAGAAATGGGTGAGGGGGAACACAGGAAGGCAAGAGGTCAGAATGAGTTCCGAGGTGGAAGAGATGGCTGGGGTTATTGGGGGTGCAGGTTGTCCCCATATGAGGACAGCTGGGGAGAGCCAGAATGGAAGTGGAGCTAGGGCAAGGGCCAAGGTGTCATTCCACAGGGTGGAGGTAGGAGCTGGGTTATATGGGGTCCACGAACTCAGGGAAGGTGGACAAATTCCAGGAGGCCCCAGGGCTTGGGCTTTCTCACCTCTGCCAGGGCAGGGCATAAAGTAGTCTCGGACGTCCAGAGGGTATATAGGCTGCACCGTTCCCGTGACAGGGTGGAAGCGCAGGAATTGGTTACCCCGGAAGCAGTAGTAGCGGCTGAGCCATCGCATGGCAGAAGAGCAGTTGCCAACAGCCTGCCAGGAACgttcctttttggtttttgtggtgAAGTCCCAGAACCACGTGTGGTTGCCTTTGTCCAATCAACCAACAAGCATTCAGTGAGGCTGGGCTGTGCCTTCCCTTGTGTTTGTACTGGCCCCAGGATGGACCAGATATGGTCCCCATCACGTGGAGCTCACAGCCCAGCAGGGAAACAGTTGAGGAAAGTAATCATACAATAAAATGGAGCAGCAAAGTACACATGATCAGCTCAGCAAGGGCGGTGGGACGAGTCAGGGAAAGCTTTCCAGAGAAGGTGATACTTAAACTAAAATCTGAAGGAGGAGTTACAAGGCAGACAAGATGGGGAGATGTAACTCCAGAAACAAAAGTCTAAAGCATGAAGCAAATTGGGTGTACAGGGAACAGCATAGCGTTTCTGGGGCTTCATATTCAAGGTAAGCGTTTGATGAGACTCAAGGCTGGAGGATCAATAGGGACTTGGTCATGGAGAACCTTGTATGTAAAACTAAGGAACATAGATTTGTCCTAAGGGTCATGGGGGACAATGAGGGACTTTTAGCAGAATTACACCCAGTTACCTTCTCCAGGATgacttcccctccttcccctactTGACCTCTAGACTATAATTGGCTTCTCTACTCCTTCCCTTCATCAGGAAACCATATAGTggttccaccaccaccaccatccctacCACTACCTCTATAACCACCAACCCACCACTACCCCAGGTTCTCTTATTCCAGCCTGGACTGACCTTGGAAGAACAAGACACCCTCACTTGTGCATTCTTCACTGTGACATTCCACAGCTGCATCCACTGGGGATGGGATTCCAGGAAACTCCTCTTGGAGCAACTTTGGATATTCCTTATTCTTATCAGGAGGGTATACCCAGACTCTGTCCCCCTGCGTGCAAAAACATGCTATTCTTAGTATGCACGCCAGATACTGCCACTCTGCCGTCCCACACATCTTTGATCTATTGCACTTACATAATATCCTTCTGCAGTCCCACACACTCTCAGTCCATCTGTGGACAACAATGTGCTGTCCCCTCGCACAACTTCAGTTTGTGCAAATCCCATCGCTGTTACTATACCACACACAACTGTCTATGTACAACCAGATACTCCCATGGCACAATTATCGGCAATACCACTGGTTTTGGCAAAACACATCCACAAATAGTCATCCTGCAATCATCCAcccattcatacattcatttgttcatttattcactcaagaAACAGTTGCTGAATGacttaccatatgccaggcattgtgagAGGCATTGGGGATAAAGGGGTGACAAGACTCTgtctgccttcaaggagttcaCTGTACCAAAGCAGAAAGGATCCTACAATCCTAGCCATGTGAGTCCCAAGGTGGAGGCATGTGAAGTGCACTGGGGAATAAAGGGGGAATACCTAAGTCAACCTAGAGAATGCCTGGAAGGCTGCACAGAGGAGGAGGCGTTTGGGCCAAGAGTTAAAAACCGAGCAGGAATATTCCAGGTAGACAAGTGTGGACTGGGCGTTATCAGCAGAGGGAGTAGCATGTACACAGCATGCTCGTGTGGCTGGCACAGAGTGAATgtggtggaggaggagagaaaccTGTAAAGATAACCAGGGTCCAGGTCTCAAGACCCATGTGCACCTGGCTTGCAGGAATCAGCACGTGGTGGGGCCATTTGCTGAAACAGGGGACTCAGGAGGAGGGGTGGATTTGTACAGAAGATATTGAGCTCCGTTTGGGGGATGCTGAATCTGAGGTGCCTACGGAACGTCTAAGTTGAAGATGTCAGCCTGGAAATCAGAGAGAGATGTCTGGAGCTCCGGGGAGAGATCCAGCTCTGGGGTCCACAACGTGGAGAGAACTCAGAGCTGTGGCAGTGGTTGAGATCACCCAGGCAGGGTGTATGGAAGGGCTGGGGAGGATTCCCCAAGAAACATTCAAGGCGTGGCCCAGGATGAGAAGGCTGAGAAGAGCAGGaaaagaggcaggagggaaaaCAAAGCTGGTAGCGAGGGCCGCCCCAACCACACAGCATCCTTGTGCGAGTCAGGGGAAGGTGCTAGGAGCAGACACAGGCTGGGCCAAGGCCTGGGACTTGACAAGCACAGTGGGCTGGATTTCATCCTCCACTTGCCCCTCGGCCAGGTACCACTGTGTTGTGAACAACCTGGCAACCACAGGAAGAAGACTTGATGCAGGGGCATGGAAGCAAGGGAATAAATTTCCCGGAAGGAAAGGATGGTGGACAGATTGAGGAGTAGCAGAGAGGTGTGGACGCAGATTAGGACCGAGGAAGAGCCCCTGGGTGTTGTGCTTCCCAGGCCTGCGTGCACACCGACTCCCCTAGCCTGAGCTTTCTCAGAAAAGGCAGGCGCAGGGGGAGGAAACCTGGAACCTGTTGGTAAGGGCTCCATGCCAGGGCCACTTGGCGGAGGGTCTCTAGTGTTGATTCCAGCACTTCCTGGCCTGGCCCTGACCTTGGCCCAGCCGTACCTTGATCAGAAAGACTCTGTCATGACCATGGCGGAATGCAGCATCCACGGGGCCGGGGACATCCTTCCACCTCTCTGAGATTAACTCCTGAGTCCAGTTTTGACCCTTCCACACGAACTCCCCTGCAAAACGCACACTCACTGAGGGACCCGGAACAAACTTTTGGCCTACTGAGCTAGTTACAAAGAAGCTATGGGTGATACTCTCAGATAATTCCTACGATCTCCCGCAGATGGATACACCCTCGATGAAGGGGACCAAGTCTGAGGTCCCAAATGCCCCAATCCCAGCCCCTCCTACCTTTAAAAAACAGCATAGTCCCATGCTCATCCAGGGTGGTAGCATCAAAGCCCCAGCCATCCGAGCAGCGTtctgggaaggaggtggggcGATAGCAAATAAAAGGCCAGTCAGATGATACAGTGCGGAGACACAGCTAGACAGATAGACTCAGGAAATCAGGGTCTCACCGATCACATCGGGGTCCAACTTGGTTGCATTCCCACGTTCAGCTCCATGCCTAGGGGCATTAGCCCTAGAGAGAAGACACGGAGATGTCTAGCTCCACAGGGTCCATCCCTCTCCTTTGGCTCCTGACCCCAGACTTGCCCCAGACCTAAAAACTGACCCTagcccactcttttttttttttctttttttttttgcggtacgcggacctctcactggtgtggcctctcccgttgcggagcacaggctccggacgcgcaggctcagcggccgtggctcacgggcccagccgctccgcggcatgtgggatcttcccggaccggggcatgaacccgtgtcccctgcatcggcaggcggactctccaccactgcgccaccagggaagccccctagcccACTCTTAATCTGGAGCCCGGTCCTCCTCCAGCCCCGGCTTCACTCACAGAGAAAGAGGATGGGCGTTAGCCAGAGACCAGCACAAGCCCAGCAACCACGGTACAGCTGGTGTTCCCAGTGCCCGCGCCATGATGcgctggagaggccacaggacAGTTCTGGGCACCTGGATGAGCCCCTATATAGGCATGGCAGCAGCACCACCCCACCTCCAAGCCTGCTGGGAATGAGATCTCTCAGGGCTATGCCAATATTGGCTGATTACATCAGTGCAAACAAGGTCAGGGTCTGGACAGAAATCTGAGTCCAAGACTAACTCTTCCCGGCAGGAGGGCCTTTCTCCTTCAGTGACTTTTGAGCAGTGACCAGCCCAGCCCACTGGTGTTCGACTGTGACTCTCTTCACCTTGGTGATGGGCCTGAGTGCCCATAAGGTCGGGAAAGGGGGTAGATTGATTGAGGACCACCTTTCTGTGGTTGGATTTACCTCAACAAtgcaggaggagagaagaggaaaggaacatttttgtgTACTGTGCCATGCCCAGCTCTGAGACCCCTAAAGACACTGACACTTACATATACTTAGTaaccacacatatatacaaacacacttAGAACTACTCAGAGAACAGCTTCTTCCCAGCTCCATCAAGGGCCTTTTGGGGGCATTCCCAAGCCTCTTTAGCTTTGCACTTGATGGGTcaataatatttcactgttgCCAAAAGTCCAAGTTCCACCctagcccccacccccactgacAAAGAGCTTTGCAAAAATCACCTGGGAGGGAAGGGCTGACAGTAATGGTGCAGGAAGAGGTGTCTCTCTTCCAGAGAGACCTACTGGTAATTAGACTTTCTCCGTAGTTTCCACCTTAAGGGGAAAGTGTTTTGTTTACCTATCACAGAATAAATAGAACTGTACTGGGGTTTCACAGTATTTACAGTTGATTCTTGCTTAAATGTTATCCTCTCAATGAAGCCTTTCTTGACCACCCCTTCTAGCTATTTCAGACTCTCACTTGTTTCCTTTGTTACTTAATAaaacttgaaattattttgtcTGTCCACTTacgcttctgcttctgcttctgcatGCTTGtgctttgtttctttgcttgttttgatTTGCCTGTTTTATGTAccgttacattttttaaaaaattttttgccacaccacgcagcatgtgggatcttagttctccaaccagggatcgaacctgtgccacTTGCAtcggaagggcagagtcttaaccactggaccaccagggcagtccctgtaCCATTACATTTTCTCCATCTAGTACCTGgcatgtacaggcatacctcagagatagcTCAGGTTTGTTCCAGACCcttgcaataaagtgaatattgcaataaagtgagtcaaacaaattttttggtttcccagtgcatataaaagttatgtttacatgggacttccctggtggcacagtggttaagaatctgcctgccaatgcaggagacacgggttcaatctctgccccgggaagatcccacatgccgtggagcaactaagcccgtgcgccacaactactgagcccgcgctccagagcctgcgagctacaactactgagccctcgtgccacaactactgaagcccacatgcctagagcccgtgctctgcaacaagagaagccaccgcaatgagaagcacgcccaccgcaacgaagagtagcccccgctggccacaactggagaaaggccgcgtgcagcaacaaagacccaactcagccaaaaataaaataaatttaaaaaaaatttaaaaagtaatgtttacactatactgtaattTATTAAGTATGTAATAGCATTaggtctaaaaaaatgtacataccttaatttaaaaatactttattgctaaaaatgctaaccattgtCCGAGCCTTCAGGGAGTTGTAATCTTTTTACAACAGTAacatcacagatcaccataacaaatataataacaatgaaaaagtttgaaatatttcaagaattaccaGAATGTGACACAGTGACATGAactgagcaaatgctgttggaaaaaaggTGCCAACAGACTTGTTCAACACAGGGTTGCCGCAaacattcaatttgtaaaaacaatGCCacatctgtgaagtgcaataaacaAGTATGCCtgtaatagatgctcaataaatatttgttgaatgaaaaaaattaatttcaagtaCTGAATAGTGTTACTAACGTTGCAGCCAAATTGCTAACAATTTTCCTGCTTCTGGGGTCAGGAGAATATCAGGATTGAGGGTGTGTTACTTTGGAGGTATGTTGTGATCTAAGGGTCCCAGGTCTCCTTGGCACTGACCATCTTATGGTCTTGTTTCTCTCTCCAGTGTCCTTGCCCTACATCCCTCTCCTCCTCTTAGCCCTGCTATCTCTGGTACCTGCTATCTTCGGCACTCACTGGGGCTACTCCCAAAGTCTGCCCCATTTCTATCTGAGATGTAGTTGCAGGAGACAAATATGGGCAGAGTCAGCTCTGGGCCAGGCTGAGGTTCCAGGATCCCTGTTCCCCAGTCCAGCCTGAAGGAGCCCTGATGCCTCTCAGATGCCCTTGACATATATAACCTTAGCAAAGGTCTCACTTCCCTTATCTACTCTGCTAAGAGTCCTCCTAACAGGAAGACAGAGATTTCTGGGACCTCTGGAACAGCGTGTCATCATGCCTCTGCCAAAAGCCTCACCATCCTCTCCTGACTTACAGTGAAGACAGCCATGTTAACAGCATTCCTCCCCTTAGGTTAGTGAACAAAGCTGGActccccaggcccttggcagtatGGACAGTGCCTCGGCTCCCTCAGCAGGTACCTGACACCCACCTTCTCCCACTGCAGGGCGTCTCTGACTGCACCTGCTTCCCCCCAGCTGCTGGGCACTGGGCACTGGGAGCCGCTACTCCCAGACTCCCCCTCTCCTGTTCTTCAGCCTCTCAAACCTTATATAACCTTCCTGGGATTCTCCCTCCTTGAGCACCCCGTGAACCTTTCATCAGCAAACCCCTCAACAGCTGTCTCTAGCTCCAGAACTGTGTCTGCGTGTCCTGCAGATTTCACTGAGCCTGCCTGGGGAGATGGAAGCGTTCGCACCGTGTCCCGGACACCCCTCAGAAAACCCACAGTGAGGGTCTTCGATAACTGTACTGGCAGGGCCCCGCATGGGCCTGCTGGTCCAGGCAGCAGCCTCCCTGTGCCCTAGCCGGGCTCTTTGAGGGGAGACAGCACATATACTGGATGGCGGTTTTTCAGCTCAGCCTCTTCTTTCCCACACAGCTCTGGTCCCCTTCATGGCACCCCTATCTACCTGTCGCAGAAGAGTGATTTGTGGCACTTTTCCAGTGTTGTTTCCTAATTTGCTTGTCTACCCTAAGGTGGCTTAGATGCCATAATTGGaagccttcctccttcctcccgcCCACTCCCATCCCCCCAGCCTCTCAGGGACTAACTACACTGGCACAGAGTCTTCTACATGGCAGGCAGCTCAGGTTGAAGCTCATATTCTGAGCAGGGGCTGAGAGGCCATTTGAGAACCCAGGCTGTGGATATGTTGGCCATCCTGGTGCTGGTAACAGGGCACAAGGCAACTGTTCTCAGGGGGCCCAAGATAGGGCTGGCCTTGCTTCTCTTCTCCTCACTTGAGACGGCTGTTTCTGCTTGTCCTGAGTCCTTCCCAGAGCGCTGGCTTCGGCTCAGGACAAAGCGCTTGCCCATACTTGGGCCTGAGCGCCCCCTGGAGGCCGAAGGGATCAGTGCGCTCCCACCCTTCAACCAGAGGCCACAGCCCCGGAGTTTTACCTCCCAGAAACTGGCTCCCTACAGCCTTCCTCCTTCGCTCTTCTCAGCCTGGCTGTGGGGCCTTAGTGCCACATCCTCTCCCTCTGCAAATCTCTGCTGCCCAGAGCGGGTGTGGGGATCTCAGTCTCTTGCTTGATTTCTTGGGGAATTCAAGCCCAGAAATCTACAACCGTCCCCTTTTCCATGTAGCCTTCCCAGTCCTAACAAGCAGCTTTCTGGCTTCCCCCTAAGGCAGTCTGAATACGGGCCTGCAAACATCTTCATGGACAGAGCtttcccctgcattgccagggaCCACATTTAAGCCGGACACTGACCAACTGTCCCTTGGAATGGATGTGTGTGTACAGCCTGTCCTGCTGTCATCTGAGTTCTCTGACCTCACTTACTTCTCCTGGGTCCACTGAGGGCCTGCTGCCTGTGGCTGTGTACTCCAGGGAGCAGAGACTGGATTCTCCCTTGCCCTGGGCTTAGAAGAATTGGGATACAGCTCCAGGTACCAAAAAGTGCTTGCTGCTCCCAACCAACTCCTCCAGGATCTTCTCGTGCTCTGTTTCTAATGGACCTTCCTGCATAGTCTATTCTTGCTTCCCTATGAATaactaattataataataatttgctCATATCTGTTGGGCACATGTACGTGCCTGGCATTGTGCTAAACACTTAACatggattattttattaaatcatatTATTGGTATGATTTAATAAGATATATACTGTATTATTAGTCCCATGTTACACATGGGGAAACCGACTTTTGGTGTCTTAGCCAAAGCCCATTATTAGCAAGTGGTAGAGCCATGATTAAGATCTGGCTGCCTGACTCCCTGGGGTGTGCTCTTTACCCTCTCAAGGGGTGTGCTTGTGCATGTTTTAACAGCCAGCTTTCCAGAAGGGAAAAAGCCCTGGTTTGTAGCATTTATtagtttctgtggtgtaaatactcctgtCACGGCCATCTTCAAGCTACCAACAAGCAACTTCAAGCTGCATCTTCTCATGGAGTTGAGAAGAAAGGTACAGTAACATACTACTTACTATGTGGTATTTCCACCTTGCAGATAAGACACATATAAATAACCCCAAGAGCACAGGTAATAgtaaaatgcagtaaaataattaggaagtgatgagttttgagtatttattatatttcattttaataaaatgaatttaattttaaatttacataatttaatttttaaataatggctgAGTTTTCAACAATCAGTTGTCAAAATTCTTGCAAATTTTGGGAATCCCCTGATGGCCCAGTGATTAGAACTCCGAgctctcactgcagagggcctgggttcaatccccggtcggggaactaaaatcccacaagctgtgtggcatggccaaaaaaaaaaataataattcctgaAAATTTGACAATGAGCCCTCGTGGGCCAATATGAACCAGCTCCAGCACTGCACTGTTCACCATCCTGCCTTAATGAATAGGACCAGGATTTTATCTGCTTTATCCAATGCTGTATCTTCAGTGCCCAAGCAGGGTCTGAAACACTGgatgtgtttaataaatattgaattctATTGTTCCTACTTCCTAATTAGACCTAAGAGTGCAAACACCATCATTTCTTATCTGATTACTGAAAcagcctctccctctctgctttTCCTGCCCCTCTATAACACATTCTTTGTGGCAACCATGGTACTCTTCAAAAACATATCTGAGACCACGTTATGCTCTGGcttaaaagtcttttttcttgAAGATAAAAATCAGTCTTAATTCTACTAGCCAGAGAACACCACTATATATTGACATTTTGTCTATTCCAGTCTTTTTCTATTCttgcaatttcctttttaaaacaaaggtatgattttataaacctttttttctgggacttccctggtggcgcaggggttaaaaatctgcctgccaatgcaagggcacgtgggtttgagccctggtccgggaagatcccacatgccgcggagcaactaagcccgtgcaccgcaactactgagcccacgtgctgcaactactgaagcccgtgcgcctagagcccgtggtccacaacaagagaagccactgcagcgagAAGCCCTCaagcagcaacgaggacccagtgcagtcaaaaataaatcaaaagaaaaaacaaaccttatTTTCTGTTAACAGTGTATCTCAGACTTTGGCATTTTGAAAGGATGCATATAATTCCATTATACGTGTAAGCAGAACTCCACATAACCATTCCCTGctgatggtcatttaggtttctctgggatttttttttctattataaataaagctctGATACACATTGCTACACACACCCTCTCTGTGCATTTGTCCAATTATTTTCTTAGCAGACATACCCAGGATTGCAAGACTGTAGATGATTTTAAGGCATCCAAAGTCTGAAAGAGGAGCAAGTTAgagatgtttaattttcttttgtttttcacattcacTTCTCTTCCCACCCCACAGAAGCACTGTCCAGCTGCCAGTTCATCCCGTAAGGCATCCCTTTCATCCCTGTCACTCCGGgcccgcggagtggctgggcccgtgagccatgggcgctgagcctgcgcgtccggagcctgtgctctgcaacgggagtggccacaacagtgagaggcccgcgtacagcaaaaaaaaaaaaaaaaaaagacttaggcCAAATAAGTCAAGGCATAGCTTCCACTCCCTGTCACCCCTTCCATCTACTTCTGGGCCCAAGGTCTGAATCGGAAATAAAATGCCCACTCTGATCAGATCTAGGAAAAAGTGAGTGACTGCCCCCACACACACCATCCCCGCCCCGCCCTGGCTTGAGATGACTTCTGCATGGCTTAGGCTGGTGCTGAGTGACTGATGATTGAGCACACCATCTCTGCTGGCCAGGGCATGGGCTCAGGCAATCCTACTCCTAATTGGGGCCAGGCCCTGTAACACTTGCCTTAGAGCCTTCAGGGAGTTCATCTGTCCCTCCACCTGCTTACCAGGTCCCAACCAGTGGGGCCGAAAAGCAGCAGGAAGGTGAACACACCATGTGGTCCACACGGTGTCCCTTTGATCTCTGCAAAGCCCCTATGGTCTTCCACAGGTGCATGGACAGGCCCTCCCACCCTAGCCCTGGGAATCATGCTACACCAGGACAAAGTCTTGAGCTTCCCCATGACCTCTTATAACCAACCCTCCCAGACCCATGACTCCCCAGGTATTGTTGAGTGCCTTCTCTGCCAGTCACCATGCTAGGTGCAAGGGGCCTAAGAATGAGTAAGGTGCTATAACTTATCAGTTAGGAGTATGACACCAACAGATTCAAGACTGCGCTCTGCTCTTACTCAGCAATGAAGGGCAGCTTCAGCCTTTTGTAGACAGGGAGAATCACAGTCCCTAACTCCCAAATCACTGAGAGCTAGTGGTAATCATCTCTGGAACTGGCAGCCAAACCCTGGCAGAACAGAGCTCAGGAGGGGATGCTAGGACCCTTGTTCCACTGTGGGGAAAGGGCAGCAGTCTTGGCATGAACAGCAGGAGGGGGAAGCAGAGCTCCGAGCCTCCAGGACTGAGTTCTGAAATTGGCCACGGAGTCTCCCACAGCCAGCTTCCACCTGGGCTCGCCCCAGGTCCCTAACCCAGGCCTGCGTTTCAAGGATTGCTGTCATCCCTCCAACTGTTCTCCCTAGAGCTGCTGGCTGTGTTCTAGGCCAGCGTCATTTCTCAGCCCCAGAGCAGATAGCCAAAGGACTTACTATTTCTGCAGGAGACGTGGGTCTGGGGACAGGCATTCAGAGGTGGCTGAGCCCCAGGCGTTccccttctctgctctcctctcctgaAGCTTCAAAACATCAGGGCACATTTGGGAATCTGGGTCCCCTTCCCAGCTGCCTGCCCACCTTTTCGTCAAGAGGTAGttgcaccctcccctcccctcccagccccggcCCACAAGAAAGCAACAAAACCATCGTGGTGAACACATCTATTTAATGTGAGGGGTGGGTACTGCTGTCTCTGTCAGTGTGTACGGGCTGGTAGGGAGACAACCAGAGGGACTTCTGCCCTGGAATAAGAGGCTGCTCTGGCCCCaggctggggggatggggagcCGACCGAGGGGATGGGGTGATGTgtaaggaggggaggggagggtgaagCTCTGCACACATCCTTGGGACCATGGTCCAGGCCCACCCAGTCACCAAAGCAAGAACCGAATAAATAAAGTGCAACcgtggggttgggaggggggagagggagggcaccGGGCGCACCCGCGCCCGCAGCCCACATTCAGTGCTGCCAGGTCTGGCCCACCTCCTGGCCAGACCATCTTGTCCAATCACCCCATGTCCGTCCCTCCAAGAGCCAGGCAGGTCCCGTGCAGCTACTGGAGGTAGCGATAGGCCTTAAAGCAGTGGTTGCCCGCGTCGGCCACCACCACGTGGCCATCCGAGGTCAGTGCCAGGCCCTGCGGGCCATACAGTGGCTCTGCAGATGTGTTGATATAGGACAGGAAGGAGCCAGAGCTGTCGAACACCTGAGGGACGAGCGGAGATTGGAGGGAGCCGTGAGATCGGGCAGATGAGTGGCATTTGAGGAGGGGGTGCCTGGGGCCCAGCGGGAAACCTCACCCTGGTGCCATCCCCGGGCCTTCCTCACCTGGATGCGGCTATTGCCCCAGTCAGCCACGATGATGTTTCCATTGGAGTCCACGGCTACTCCCGTGGGGGCATTGAACTGCCCATTGCCCTCGCCGTGGGAGCCGAACTTGAAGAGGAACTCTCCGTCGGCACTGTACACCTGGCAGGGGAAAGGGCTGGGGACTGGGGACCTGGCCTCAGGCAGAAGGCGGGGCCTTGGAGGAGGATGGGGTGAAGCCCCAGGGCTGAGGACCCCCAGATCTGCAGCTATAAACCAGTTCTTCTTCCCAGGCTTCACGTCCATGCATGCCACTGCCT carries:
- the HPX gene encoding hemopexin, which translates into the protein MARALGTPAVPWLLGLCWSLANAHPLSLANAPRHGAERGNATKLDPDVIERCSDGWGFDATTLDEHGTMLFFKGEFVWKGQNWTQELISERWKDVPGPVDAAFRHGHDRVFLIKGDRVWVYPPDKNKEYPKLLQEEFPGIPSPVDAAVECHSEECTSEGVLFFQGNHTWFWDFTTKTKKERSWQAVGNCSSAMRWLSRYYCFRGNQFLRFHPVTGTVQPIYPLDVRDYFMPCPGRGHGHRNATHQGDKRCSPDLVLSALLSDKHGATYAFSGSHYWRLDTSQDGWHSWPIEHLWPHGPSTVDTAFSWDDKLYLIQGTQVYIFLTKRGYILVDGYPKRLEKEFGSPHGINLDTVDAAFTCPGSSHLHVMAGRQLWWLDLKLGAQATWTELPWPHEKVDAALCTEKSLGPSSCSANGLGLYLVQGPNLYCYRDVEKLNVAKALPQPQKVNSLLGCPH